In Phoenix dactylifera cultivar Barhee BC4 chromosome 11, palm_55x_up_171113_PBpolish2nd_filt_p, whole genome shotgun sequence, the following are encoded in one genomic region:
- the LOC103722139 gene encoding ran-binding protein 1 homolog c-like: protein MASTDPERRDEEETEAAGGEDENTGAQVAPIVRFEEVAVTTGEQDEDVLLDLMAKLYRFDKEGNQWKERGHGSVKLLKHKETRKVRLVMRRAKICANHLGLCLVPVLFL, encoded by the exons ATGGCCAGCACCGATCCCGAGCGCAGAGACGAAGAGGAGACAGAGGCCGCCGGCGGCGAGGACGAGAACACCGGCGCCCAGGTCGCCCCCATCGTCCGGTTCGAGGAGGTCGCCGTCACGACCGGCGAGCAGGACGAAGACGTCCTTCTCGACCT GATGGCGAAGCTGTACCGATTCGACAAAGAGGGGAACCAGTGGAAGGAGCGGGGCCATGGGAGCGTGAAGCTTCTGAAGCACAAGGAGACGAGAAAGGTCCGGCTGGTCATGAGGCGGGCCAAGATCTGTGCCAATCATCTAGGTCTTTGTCTTGTTcctgtcttattcctttga
- the LOC103722130 gene encoding cyclin-B1-1-like isoform X2, giving the protein MLFSLFGKSLEGGGEEAMASRRDLVFLQQQRGSLNYFKKIAGLKRLIHWCLPKSFGAQIQDEAQTATATAANEATCGIVDEPKDLVHDIDALSAEDQLAVVDYVEDIYKFYKYAENSSQPHDYMGSQVEITAKKREILAAWLIEEHLKFKLRPETLYLTFYIIDLYLSRETVLRKELQLVGISAMLIACKYEEMIVEAPEVKDFICISDWAYSKEQILTMEKRILDKLEWNLTVPTPYAFLVRF; this is encoded by the exons ATGTTGTTTAGCCTCTTTGGGAAGAGcctggaaggaggaggagaagaagccaTGGCATCGAGGCGTGATCTTGTATTTCTTCAGCAGCAGCGAG GttctttaaattatttcaagaaGATCGCTGGTCTAAAACGTCTAATACATTGGTGTCTTCCTAAAAGTTTTGGTGCTCAGATTCAGGATGAAGCACAAACAGCCACCGCCACTGCTGCTAATGAG GCTACTTGTGGGATTGTTGATGAGCCAAAAGATCTGGTTCATGATATCGATGCTTTGAGTGCTGAAGATCAGTTAGCTGTGGTGGATTATGTAGAAGACATCTACAAGTTTTACAAATATGCTGAG AACTCTAGCCAACCACATGACTATATGGGCTCCCAAGTTGAGATCAccgcaaagaagagagaaattcTGGCTGCTTGGTTGATTGAAGAACACCTTAAGTTCAAGCTAAGGCCTGAGACTCTCTACCTTACATTTTACATAATTGACCTGTACCTTTCCAGGGAAACAGTTCTGAGGAAAGAGTTGCAGCTTGTGGGTATAAGCGCCATGCTCATCGCCTGCAAGTATGAGGAGATGATCGTGGAGGCTCCAGAG GTCAAGGACTTCATATGCATATCAGACTGGGCATATAGCAAAGAGCAGATATTGACCATGGAGAAAAGAATTCTAGACAAGCTTGAATGGAACCTAACTGTGCCCACACCCTATGCGTTCCTCGTGCGTTTTTAG
- the LOC103722130 gene encoding cyclin-B1-1-like isoform X1 has translation MLFSLFGKSLEGGGEEAMASRRDLVFLQQQRGSLNYFKKIAGLKRLIHWCLPKSFGAQIQDEAQTATATAANEATCGIVDEPKDLVHDIDALSAEDQLAVVDYVEDIYKFYKYAENSSQPHDYMGSQVEITAKKREILAAWLIEEHLKFKLRPETLYLTFYIIDLYLSRETVLRKELQLVGISAMLIACKYEEMIVEAPEVVKDFICISDWAYSKEQILTMEKRILDKLEWNLTVPTPYAFLVRF, from the exons ATGTTGTTTAGCCTCTTTGGGAAGAGcctggaaggaggaggagaagaagccaTGGCATCGAGGCGTGATCTTGTATTTCTTCAGCAGCAGCGAG GttctttaaattatttcaagaaGATCGCTGGTCTAAAACGTCTAATACATTGGTGTCTTCCTAAAAGTTTTGGTGCTCAGATTCAGGATGAAGCACAAACAGCCACCGCCACTGCTGCTAATGAG GCTACTTGTGGGATTGTTGATGAGCCAAAAGATCTGGTTCATGATATCGATGCTTTGAGTGCTGAAGATCAGTTAGCTGTGGTGGATTATGTAGAAGACATCTACAAGTTTTACAAATATGCTGAG AACTCTAGCCAACCACATGACTATATGGGCTCCCAAGTTGAGATCAccgcaaagaagagagaaattcTGGCTGCTTGGTTGATTGAAGAACACCTTAAGTTCAAGCTAAGGCCTGAGACTCTCTACCTTACATTTTACATAATTGACCTGTACCTTTCCAGGGAAACAGTTCTGAGGAAAGAGTTGCAGCTTGTGGGTATAAGCGCCATGCTCATCGCCTGCAAGTATGAGGAGATGATCGTGGAGGCTCCAGAGGTA GTCAAGGACTTCATATGCATATCAGACTGGGCATATAGCAAAGAGCAGATATTGACCATGGAGAAAAGAATTCTAGACAAGCTTGAATGGAACCTAACTGTGCCCACACCCTATGCGTTCCTCGTGCGTTTTTAG